The Natrinema salaciae genome includes a window with the following:
- a CDS encoding polysaccharide deacetylase family protein produces MGSVVISLDAELGWGFHDLAEPPTERVEAGRRGWSVMVELFEEFDVPATWAVVGHLMLESCDETHADHPAPAGWFERERTDWAARDDLRFGPDLVADILESDVDHEFASHSFSHVLFGRPETDRELADAELERSRELAAEWNQSIDSFVYPRNDIGHRDVLADHGIAAYRGGSPTRDGVRGVFDSTIRDRSMLVDPAVDEHGLVNVPASMFLFGFEGPARTVAESIWEDPMVALARRGIDEAAHTDGLFHMWLHPNNLTHERDDRRMRAILSHLDSQRSATDLTVETMADVARRVAGPLCVDERATAGWSDD; encoded by the coding sequence GTGGGCAGCGTCGTAATTTCCCTCGACGCCGAGCTCGGCTGGGGCTTTCACGACCTCGCCGAGCCGCCGACGGAACGCGTCGAGGCCGGCCGCCGCGGCTGGTCGGTCATGGTCGAACTGTTCGAGGAATTCGACGTGCCGGCGACGTGGGCCGTGGTGGGGCATCTCATGCTCGAGTCCTGTGACGAAACCCACGCCGACCATCCGGCACCGGCGGGCTGGTTCGAACGCGAGCGGACCGACTGGGCCGCCCGCGACGACCTCCGGTTCGGTCCCGACCTCGTCGCCGATATCCTCGAGTCCGACGTCGACCACGAGTTCGCGAGCCACTCCTTTTCGCACGTGTTGTTCGGCCGCCCGGAGACGGACCGCGAACTCGCCGACGCCGAACTCGAGCGCAGTCGCGAACTCGCGGCCGAGTGGAACCAGTCGATCGACTCGTTCGTCTACCCGCGCAACGACATCGGGCACCGCGACGTGCTGGCCGACCACGGAATCGCGGCCTATCGGGGGGGCTCACCGACCCGAGACGGCGTCCGCGGCGTCTTCGACTCGACGATCCGCGATCGGTCGATGCTGGTCGACCCGGCCGTCGACGAACACGGCCTGGTCAACGTTCCGGCCTCGATGTTCCTCTTCGGGTTCGAGGGGCCGGCACGGACGGTCGCAGAGTCGATCTGGGAGGACCCGATGGTCGCCCTGGCCCGCCGCGGGATCGACGAGGCCGCGCACACGGACGGGCTCTTCCACATGTGGCTCCATCCCAACAACCTGACACACGAGCGGGACGACCGGCGGATGCGCGCGATCCTCTCGCACCTCGATAGCCAGCGATCCGCGACCGATCTCACCGTCGAGACGATGGCCGACGTCGCCCGCAGAGTCGCGGGACCTCTGTGCGTTGACGAACGGGCGACCGCGGGCTGGAGCGACGACTGA
- a CDS encoding Gfo/Idh/MocA family protein, translating to MAPTLLNRLTDSSALSLGVLGVGNIGMVHLKSAVAMPGVEVAAAADAVPENRDRAERVGASRTYDDYAALLESEELDAAVVALPPFLHADAVERAAEVGVNVFVEKPLARSTAEADELLAAAREAGIAVGVDHTLRYQPDMAGVKEAYDEGSVGHVPYASITRLNDGPLGRPPADDAPPSWPLDADATGGGSLLELGVHCFDVLEWLFGELEVRDASMGRTLEIDVEDAATVLMDAPETGTTITLHCGSYQWEQLPEVNTRLRLEGVTGTISNQDHLPGNFYAGAATSALSNVASRLTSDEPDVFGPTFYLQAHYDALADFCDAVREGERPPVDGTDGRRTLALAERAYDLAAEADDDEIDGLETPEVTL from the coding sequence ATGGCACCAACGCTTCTGAATCGATTGACCGACTCGAGTGCACTGTCCCTCGGGGTGCTCGGCGTCGGAAACATCGGCATGGTACACCTGAAATCGGCGGTCGCGATGCCCGGCGTCGAGGTAGCGGCGGCCGCCGACGCCGTTCCCGAGAACCGCGACCGCGCCGAACGAGTCGGCGCGTCCCGTACCTACGACGACTACGCGGCGCTGCTCGAGTCCGAGGAGCTGGACGCGGCGGTCGTCGCGCTCCCGCCGTTCCTCCACGCGGACGCCGTCGAGCGCGCCGCCGAGGTCGGCGTCAACGTCTTCGTCGAGAAACCGCTCGCCCGCTCGACCGCGGAGGCCGACGAACTGCTCGCGGCCGCCCGCGAGGCGGGGATCGCCGTCGGCGTCGACCACACGTTGCGCTACCAGCCCGACATGGCCGGTGTCAAGGAGGCCTACGACGAGGGCAGCGTCGGCCACGTCCCCTACGCCTCGATCACGCGGCTCAACGACGGCCCGCTCGGCCGGCCGCCGGCCGACGACGCGCCGCCGTCGTGGCCGCTGGACGCCGACGCGACCGGCGGCGGCTCCCTGCTCGAGCTGGGCGTCCACTGCTTCGACGTCCTCGAGTGGCTGTTCGGCGAGCTCGAGGTCCGGGACGCGTCGATGGGGCGGACCCTCGAGATCGACGTCGAGGACGCCGCGACCGTCCTCATGGACGCGCCGGAGACGGGAACGACGATCACGCTCCACTGCGGCTCCTACCAGTGGGAGCAGCTCCCGGAAGTCAACACCCGGCTGCGCCTCGAGGGCGTGACGGGGACGATCAGCAACCAGGACCACTTACCGGGGAACTTCTACGCGGGCGCGGCCACGTCGGCCCTCTCGAACGTCGCCAGTCGCCTCACGAGCGACGAGCCGGACGTCTTCGGCCCGACCTTCTACCTGCAGGCGCACTACGACGCGCTGGCGGACTTCTGTGACGCCGTCCGCGAGGGCGAGCGGCCGCCGGTCGACGGGACCGACGGTCGTCGCACGCTGGCCCTCGCCGAACGGGCCTACGACCTGGCCGCCGAGGCGGACGACGACGAGATCGACGGCCTCGAGACCCCGGAGGTGACCCTATGA
- a CDS encoding NAD-dependent epimerase/dehydratase family protein → MTATTDSPTAAVTGATGFLGSRLCDRLLEEGWTVRGLSRPTSERGDLDDVEWYVGDILDEETLRELVDGADAVFHLAGIGLWSAGPGTVWEVNRDGTEHLLEACRDGDVGRVVFTSTSGTRRPQGDDDFADETDVAEPIGAYQASKAEAEQLVDRYADADGDAVTVHPTSIFGPGDEAFTAQLLSMGVERTMPAHLPGGLSIVGVSDVVDGLLAAYDRGTTGEHYILGGENLTYDRAVSRIADAADGSPARIRVPAAAIHAAGPVAEVVDAVADRRMFPFDREMARLATQRLFYTSRKANEELGYEYRPLEAHVPEAMEWYRAEVR, encoded by the coding sequence ATGACCGCGACGACCGACTCCCCCACCGCGGCGGTCACCGGCGCGACCGGCTTCCTCGGCTCGCGGCTCTGTGACCGCCTGCTCGAGGAAGGATGGACCGTCCGCGGACTCAGCCGCCCGACTTCGGAGCGCGGCGATCTCGACGACGTCGAGTGGTACGTCGGCGACATCCTCGACGAGGAGACGCTGCGAGAACTCGTGGACGGAGCAGACGCCGTCTTCCACCTCGCGGGGATCGGCCTCTGGAGCGCCGGCCCCGGGACCGTCTGGGAAGTCAACCGCGACGGGACCGAGCACCTGCTCGAGGCCTGCCGCGACGGCGACGTGGGACGGGTGGTGTTCACCAGTACCTCCGGGACGCGCCGTCCGCAGGGAGACGACGACTTCGCGGACGAGACGGACGTGGCCGAACCGATCGGTGCCTATCAGGCCTCGAAAGCCGAGGCCGAGCAGTTGGTCGATCGGTACGCCGACGCGGACGGGGACGCCGTCACCGTCCACCCGACGTCGATCTTCGGCCCCGGCGACGAGGCGTTCACCGCCCAGTTGCTCTCGATGGGCGTCGAACGAACGATGCCCGCACACCTCCCCGGCGGCCTGAGCATCGTCGGCGTTTCGGACGTCGTCGACGGCCTCCTCGCGGCGTACGACCGCGGCACGACCGGCGAGCACTACATCCTCGGCGGCGAGAACCTCACCTACGACCGGGCGGTCTCCCGGATCGCGGACGCGGCCGACGGCTCGCCAGCCCGGATTCGCGTTCCCGCGGCCGCCATCCACGCCGCCGGCCCGGTCGCCGAGGTCGTCGACGCCGTCGCCGATCGGCGGATGTTTCCCTTCGACCGAGAGATGGCCCGGCTCGCGACCCAGCGGCTGTTCTACACCTCGCGGAAAGCCAACGAGGAGTTAGGGTACGAGTACCGGCCGCTCGAGGCCCACGTGCCCGAAGCGATGGAGTGGTACCGGGCGGAAGTCCGGTAG
- a CDS encoding DUF362 domain-containing protein, which produces MSAAPVRAVGVDAGDRRGGWVPDIDARMAALESPVRDVVESVREPLADADRITLVPDAQYPFHPSSGMIADPAVVGSLVARLERRTDAAVAVAGLTDDRIAFERTAEYLGYAGLLERFDAELVDLATEPWTNDSCEVDGSPVAVSVPNRLADGAVVVVPSLRPTEDGPVAGAMRTLASVVDCDDAPERVPVAATRVVDPAAAVLDATTAYGGKPAAGNALFAGPVPAVDAVATSLLGRSIETDGALEIARGDEGPVTVEGRGVDFDGLRDRIPDGELPSADETHPAVSTAYRVYAAIAGDAVPPQLEGGR; this is translated from the coding sequence ATGAGCGCGGCCCCGGTCCGGGCCGTCGGCGTCGACGCCGGCGACCGCCGCGGCGGCTGGGTCCCCGATATCGACGCCCGAATGGCCGCCCTCGAGTCCCCCGTTCGCGACGTCGTCGAGTCCGTGCGCGAGCCGCTCGCGGACGCCGATCGAATCACGCTCGTTCCGGACGCCCAGTACCCGTTCCACCCCTCGTCGGGGATGATCGCCGACCCCGCCGTCGTCGGCTCGCTCGTCGCTCGCCTCGAGCGCCGGACGGACGCCGCCGTGGCGGTCGCCGGACTGACCGACGATCGCATCGCTTTCGAGCGGACCGCCGAGTATCTGGGATACGCGGGCCTGCTCGAGCGGTTCGACGCGGAACTCGTCGATCTGGCGACCGAACCCTGGACGAACGACAGCTGCGAGGTCGACGGGAGTCCGGTCGCGGTGTCGGTACCGAACCGGCTCGCCGACGGGGCGGTCGTCGTCGTCCCGTCGCTGCGGCCGACCGAGGACGGGCCGGTCGCGGGCGCGATGCGAACGCTCGCGTCGGTCGTCGACTGCGACGACGCGCCCGAGCGCGTTCCGGTCGCGGCGACGCGCGTCGTCGACCCCGCGGCCGCCGTTCTGGACGCGACGACCGCCTACGGCGGGAAGCCCGCCGCCGGGAACGCGCTGTTCGCGGGGCCGGTTCCGGCCGTCGACGCCGTCGCCACGTCACTCCTCGGCCGATCGATCGAGACCGACGGCGCGCTCGAGATCGCCCGCGGGGACGAGGGACCGGTCACCGTCGAGGGGCGTGGCGTGGACTTCGACGGCCTTCGTGACCGCATTCCCGACGGCGAGTTGCCGTCGGCGGACGAGACCCATCCCGCCGTCTCGACGGCGTACCGCGTCTACGCTGCGATCGCCGGCGACGCCGTTCCGCCCCAGCTCGAGGGTGGTCGATGA